A region from the Sphingomonas sp. S2-65 genome encodes:
- a CDS encoding TonB-dependent receptor produces MKKGLSTTMLGLLASTALSAPAWSQDAGVVAQNAGAPADQAATAPQVGEEETIVVTGIRASQQAAIDIKRDETAIVDAISAEDIGKLPDVTIVDALQRISGVQIQRNAGEGTSVNIRGLPQVITLLNGEQYLSPGNLGSAQPNLNDVPAQLMNAVVVYKTQELRNALSGISGTIDLRTRRPFDLHSGLTLSGQGEYARGTQTKHNDYLFSGLASWRNDTIGVMVSAAKSKANLGNSYAGTGGSIFGVNDWGGTRPNYIEPHGYEFFNREVERDRFGINGAIQLKVADGFTVTGEVFHTELVEHNRASGVNISNRWNGLGWTSPTDSTPTSVNGPNGTPWLDVNEYDLDVWWFNSFSVNRTARNNATNYNLSIDYDDDGPFTFSARALKANANMRSMNGQVQGDLSNWQYGPDRAFTLFRNPADRTRGPFYPANIASQYPASQLSNGVVGSNGGRYINPNPLGYGSDPLLHLDISGKNPAISGFDRVIGGGLGPNSTLKDYMSNLDSYAVAAFSSEGNQENHSDLGVFRADGAYEFEEGGLFGLLGRVDVGVRRSDRSTQIRNFHLFSNFYAGNGASEAEGCSAQWKAIDVVMNQNQCQAGEFVSNPQFNPAAAVGATPGNCGADGLANTPTCFQGYTVNRPTKLNQYNNVHFQTNWGGVVSGMPGMWVVDPRDFDDVVDFQNRVFGGTEEVIIPGNTYDVDLIEESAYINTAWATGGFKINGGVKVINTKLTVKQNLTGETRNYGDTNLDTGDVVTRRSYTDWLPTVIASYDITPQFRVRAAFAKTMIPLDLGNYGGGLTISTADSPCTATPGPTDAPCGIRQVTGASSSGNPGLNPWRSNNYDLSLEYYLGRATLFNVGLFKLNINSFVTTGQTTGEFADQDGVVRRTVPVSQPIQGDGGSLQGLEAGAKIAFSDVLPGMSFLRNFGIDANYTFSDSEQQRLDLTGEKLPFQDNSKHQVNLVGWYQDDHFQARVAYNYRTARLASTVGNYQIGMDGTTAINGTIPLFQDTSQYVDVNLTYNINDQFAVYANGSNVLGERERYFYQLDENSRQYASQNRFEPRYSAGVRVRF; encoded by the coding sequence ATGAAGAAGGGGTTGTCCACCACCATGCTGGGGCTGCTTGCCAGCACCGCGCTGTCGGCGCCGGCATGGTCCCAGGATGCGGGCGTCGTGGCGCAGAACGCCGGCGCACCCGCCGATCAGGCCGCCACGGCGCCGCAGGTCGGCGAAGAGGAAACGATCGTCGTCACCGGCATCCGCGCGTCGCAGCAGGCCGCGATCGACATCAAGCGCGATGAAACCGCGATCGTCGACGCGATCTCGGCCGAAGACATCGGCAAGCTGCCCGACGTCACCATCGTCGACGCGCTTCAGCGCATCTCCGGCGTCCAGATCCAGCGCAACGCGGGCGAGGGTACCAGCGTCAACATCCGCGGCCTGCCGCAGGTGATCACGCTGCTCAACGGCGAACAATATCTGTCGCCGGGCAATCTCGGTTCGGCGCAGCCGAACCTGAACGACGTGCCCGCGCAGCTGATGAACGCGGTCGTGGTCTACAAGACGCAGGAACTGCGCAACGCGCTGTCCGGCATCTCGGGCACGATCGACTTGCGCACGCGCCGTCCGTTCGATCTGCACAGCGGCCTGACGCTCTCGGGTCAGGGCGAATATGCCCGCGGCACCCAGACCAAGCATAACGACTATCTGTTCAGCGGCCTCGCGAGCTGGCGCAACGACACCATCGGCGTGATGGTCAGCGCCGCGAAGAGCAAGGCGAACCTGGGCAACAGCTATGCCGGCACCGGCGGCAGCATCTTCGGCGTCAACGATTGGGGCGGCACTCGCCCGAACTATATCGAGCCGCACGGCTACGAGTTCTTCAACCGCGAGGTTGAGCGCGACCGCTTCGGCATCAACGGCGCGATCCAGCTGAAGGTCGCCGACGGCTTCACCGTCACCGGCGAAGTCTTCCACACCGAACTAGTCGAGCATAACCGCGCGTCTGGCGTGAACATCTCCAACCGCTGGAACGGCCTGGGCTGGACCAGCCCGACCGATTCCACCCCGACCAGCGTCAACGGGCCCAATGGCACGCCTTGGCTCGACGTCAATGAATACGACCTCGACGTGTGGTGGTTCAATTCCTTCTCGGTCAACCGCACCGCGCGCAACAATGCGACCAACTACAACCTGTCGATCGACTATGACGATGACGGCCCCTTCACCTTCTCGGCGCGTGCGCTGAAGGCGAACGCCAACATGCGCAGCATGAACGGTCAGGTGCAGGGCGATCTCAGCAACTGGCAATACGGCCCTGATCGTGCCTTCACGCTGTTCCGCAATCCCGCCGACCGCACCCGCGGTCCCTTCTATCCGGCGAACATCGCGTCGCAATATCCCGCGTCTCAGCTGTCGAACGGCGTAGTGGGCTCGAACGGCGGGCGGTACATCAATCCGAATCCGCTCGGCTATGGCTCGGACCCGCTGCTCCACTTGGACATCAGCGGCAAGAACCCGGCGATCAGCGGCTTCGACCGCGTGATCGGCGGCGGCTTGGGCCCGAATTCGACGCTGAAGGACTATATGTCCAACCTCGACAGCTACGCGGTCGCGGCCTTCTCGTCGGAGGGTAACCAGGAGAACCATTCGGATCTCGGCGTCTTCCGCGCCGATGGCGCCTATGAGTTCGAGGAAGGCGGCCTGTTCGGTCTGCTTGGCCGGGTCGATGTCGGCGTCCGCCGTTCGGACCGCTCCACGCAGATCCGCAACTTCCACCTGTTCTCGAACTTCTACGCCGGTAACGGCGCCAGTGAGGCCGAAGGCTGCTCGGCGCAGTGGAAGGCGATCGACGTCGTGATGAACCAGAACCAGTGTCAGGCTGGCGAGTTCGTCTCCAATCCCCAGTTCAATCCGGCGGCTGCCGTAGGGGCCACGCCCGGCAATTGCGGTGCGGACGGACTGGCCAACACGCCGACCTGTTTCCAGGGCTACACCGTCAACCGGCCGACTAAGCTCAACCAGTATAACAACGTCCACTTCCAGACCAACTGGGGTGGTGTTGTGAGCGGCATGCCGGGCATGTGGGTGGTCGATCCGCGCGACTTTGACGATGTCGTCGATTTCCAGAACCGCGTGTTCGGCGGCACCGAGGAAGTGATCATCCCCGGCAACACCTATGACGTCGATCTGATCGAAGAGAGCGCCTACATCAACACCGCCTGGGCCACCGGCGGGTTCAAGATCAACGGCGGCGTGAAGGTCATCAACACCAAGCTGACGGTGAAGCAGAACCTGACGGGCGAGACCCGCAACTATGGCGACACCAACCTCGACACCGGCGATGTGGTGACGCGGCGGTCCTACACCGACTGGCTGCCGACGGTCATCGCGTCGTACGACATCACGCCGCAGTTCCGCGTGCGTGCGGCCTTTGCCAAGACGATGATCCCGCTGGATCTCGGCAACTATGGCGGCGGTCTCACCATCTCGACCGCGGACTCGCCGTGCACCGCAACGCCGGGGCCGACGGATGCACCGTGCGGCATCCGTCAGGTCACTGGCGCCAGCTCCAGCGGTAACCCGGGCCTGAATCCGTGGCGCTCGAACAACTATGACTTGTCGCTGGAATATTATCTGGGCCGCGCGACGCTGTTCAACGTTGGTCTGTTCAAGCTCAACATCAACAGCTTCGTGACTACCGGCCAGACCACCGGCGAGTTCGCCGACCAGGACGGCGTGGTTCGCCGTACCGTGCCGGTAAGCCAGCCGATCCAGGGCGATGGCGGTTCGCTCCAGGGTCTCGAAGCCGGTGCCAAGATCGCGTTCAGCGATGTGCTTCCGGGCATGTCGTTCCTGCGCAACTTCGGCATCGACGCCAACTACACCTTCTCGGACTCCGAGCAGCAGCGCCTCGACCTCACCGGCGAGAAACTGCCGTTCCAGGACAATTCGAAGCATCAGGTGAACTTGGTCGGCTGGTATCAGGACGATCATTTCCAGGCACGTGTCGCGTATAACTACCGCACCGCGCGTCTGGCCTCGACGGTCGGCAACTATCAGATCGGCATGGATGGGACGACGGCGATCAACGGGACGATCCCGTTGTTCCAGGACACCAGCCAGTATGTCGACGTGAACCTCACCTACAACATCAACGATCAGTTCGCCGTCTATGCGAACGGATCGAACGTGTTGGGCGAGCGGGAGCGCTACTTCTACCAGTTGGATGAGAACTCGCGGCAGTACGCGTCGCAGAATCGCTTCGAGCCGCGCTACTCCGCCGGCGTCCGCGTCCGGTTCTGA
- a CDS encoding PAS domain S-box protein, protein MVPGEPGGLDRIPNGEMTGVGADFLTGGGEMGARIRAFDWAAHPLGLPEQWPPALRTVVRLMLTTQHPTVIFWGPALHCLYNDALAQSLGPERHPALLGAPAREALADSWAIVGADLESVLAGEGSVFREDQPVTVPRRGRPEAVYWTYSFSPIDSLADGAVAAHTDGSAAIGGVLALCTETTGRVREHARRAAERDRQHRMFEQAPGFIMVTRGPAHLVEFVNDAHRALFGSEEWVGRTLRGAFPGLEGQDFVEQIDRVFETGESYTAEGVAVHYRRTAGGPEETRYLSFIFAPVHDDGGRVSGVFCEGFDVTGIRQAERRHAVLAELGDRLRELDDPEAIAFAAAETLGRALDVSRAGYGTIDKAAETITIGRDWNAPGVQTLSGVLHFRDYGSYIEDLKAGRTVVVPDARLDPRTAATAASLEGITARAFVNMPVTEQGGFVALLFLNHAETRSWTQEELALIRDVAERTRTSVERRRAEQALRVNEARLRFLDALGSATAEARDADAVMAVTTRMLGEHLAVSDCAYADMEADQDMFNIRGDWHVPGMASIVGRYSLTSFGSLAVANLRAGKPLIVNDNVAELGDDGARAFLDIGIRATLCMPFVKEGRLTALMAIHHARPHRWSEAELGLLREVTDQSWAHIERVRAEAALRESEARLRLAMEGARIGTWDWDLEARQGSMSARTAAMIGADPDAPVTRDLIFRLLHPDDRDWVAAAYRRSIDSGEAFSAEYRLCREDGALCWISARGVVQKDERGRAKRITGTVRDVTARRRAQEALHALNETLEQQVARRTAERDRMWRLSGDVFLVIGLRWDVRALNPAVTALLGYTPEEVLGDRFSRYFHPDDLRAVSEGIRAAARGPVRDVIGRVRAKDGRWRHFAWSAAPAEGEAYVIGRDVTEELEQRAELERAQDALRQAQKVESLGQLTGGVAHDFNNLLTPIIGGLDLLRRGAGTGPREQRLIGGALESAERARTLVQRLLAFARRQPLQPGPVDLAELILGMQALIESTCGPQIDVVVSVEEGLPPALADPNQIEMAILNLSVNSRDAMPDGGRLTLTARREAVERDHASGLAPGAYVSLSVADTGCGMDADTMARAIEPFFSTKGIGKGTGLGLSMVHGLALQLGGSMQLQSIPEMGTRVELLLPVANGAAEVRSSGPVGQQSEASGLVLLVDDEPSVRASTAALLADLGYSVKEVESGRDALAYLDAAHADYVVTDHLMPSMTGSELAERVRQRFPAMPVLIVSGYAELDGISPDLPRLAKPFRQDELAASMAALDAKGGHLPAKARRT, encoded by the coding sequence ATGGTCCCGGGCGAGCCGGGGGGCTTGGATCGGATACCGAACGGCGAGATGACCGGCGTGGGTGCGGACTTTCTGACAGGCGGCGGCGAAATGGGCGCGCGGATCCGCGCGTTCGACTGGGCGGCCCACCCGTTGGGCCTTCCCGAGCAATGGCCGCCGGCGCTGCGCACGGTGGTGCGGCTGATGCTGACGACGCAGCACCCCACGGTGATCTTCTGGGGTCCGGCGCTGCACTGCCTGTACAACGACGCGCTGGCGCAGTCGCTGGGGCCAGAGCGGCATCCGGCGCTGCTGGGCGCGCCGGCACGCGAGGCGCTGGCGGATAGCTGGGCAATCGTGGGCGCCGATCTCGAGAGCGTGCTGGCCGGCGAGGGTTCGGTCTTCCGAGAGGATCAGCCGGTTACCGTGCCGCGCCGCGGGCGGCCCGAAGCGGTGTACTGGACCTATAGCTTCAGCCCGATCGACAGCCTGGCCGACGGCGCCGTCGCCGCCCATACAGACGGCAGTGCCGCGATCGGCGGCGTGCTGGCGCTGTGCACCGAGACCACCGGGCGCGTGCGGGAACATGCCCGGCGCGCCGCCGAGCGCGACCGGCAGCATCGGATGTTCGAGCAGGCGCCGGGCTTCATCATGGTGACGCGGGGACCCGCGCATCTGGTGGAGTTCGTGAACGATGCCCACCGCGCGCTGTTCGGCAGCGAGGAATGGGTGGGACGGACGCTGCGCGGCGCCTTTCCGGGACTGGAGGGGCAGGACTTTGTCGAGCAGATCGACCGCGTGTTCGAGACCGGAGAAAGCTATACCGCCGAAGGGGTGGCGGTGCATTATCGCAGAACGGCCGGAGGGCCGGAGGAAACGCGCTATCTGAGCTTCATCTTCGCGCCGGTGCACGACGATGGCGGGCGCGTGAGCGGCGTTTTCTGCGAAGGCTTCGACGTCACCGGGATACGCCAGGCCGAGCGGCGCCACGCGGTGCTGGCCGAGCTGGGCGACCGGCTGCGCGAGCTGGACGATCCCGAGGCGATCGCCTTCGCCGCCGCCGAAACGCTGGGCCGCGCATTGGACGTGAGCCGGGCGGGATATGGCACGATCGACAAGGCGGCCGAGACGATCACCATCGGCCGCGACTGGAATGCGCCCGGCGTGCAGACGCTCTCGGGCGTGCTGCACTTCCGCGATTATGGCAGCTATATCGAGGATTTGAAGGCGGGCCGGACCGTGGTGGTGCCCGACGCGCGGCTCGACCCGCGTACCGCCGCGACCGCCGCGAGCCTGGAGGGCATCACCGCCCGCGCCTTCGTCAACATGCCCGTGACCGAGCAGGGCGGGTTCGTCGCGCTGCTGTTCCTCAACCATGCCGAGACGCGCAGCTGGACGCAGGAGGAACTGGCGCTGATCCGCGACGTCGCCGAGCGGACGCGGACATCGGTGGAGCGGCGGCGGGCGGAGCAGGCGCTCCGGGTGAACGAGGCGCGGCTGCGGTTCCTGGACGCGCTGGGCAGCGCGACCGCCGAAGCCCGCGATGCCGACGCGGTGATGGCGGTGACCACGCGGATGCTGGGCGAGCATCTGGCAGTATCCGACTGCGCCTATGCCGACATGGAAGCCGATCAGGACATGTTCAACATCCGCGGCGACTGGCACGTCCCGGGCATGGCGAGCATCGTCGGGCGCTATAGCCTGACCTCCTTCGGCTCGCTGGCGGTGGCGAACCTGCGCGCGGGCAAGCCGCTGATCGTCAACGACAACGTCGCCGAACTGGGCGATGACGGGGCGCGGGCGTTCCTCGACATCGGCATCCGCGCGACGCTGTGCATGCCCTTCGTCAAGGAAGGGCGCCTGACCGCACTGATGGCGATCCACCACGCCCGGCCGCACCGCTGGAGCGAGGCGGAACTGGGGCTGCTGCGCGAAGTGACCGACCAGTCCTGGGCACATATCGAGCGGGTGCGCGCGGAGGCGGCACTGCGCGAAAGCGAGGCGCGGCTGCGGCTGGCGATGGAAGGCGCGCGGATCGGCACCTGGGACTGGGACCTGGAGGCGCGGCAGGGCAGCATGTCGGCGCGCACGGCGGCGATGATCGGCGCGGACCCGGACGCCCCGGTGACCCGCGACCTGATCTTCCGCCTGCTCCATCCCGACGACCGCGACTGGGTGGCGGCGGCGTATCGGCGGTCGATCGACAGCGGCGAGGCGTTCTCCGCCGAATACCGCCTGTGCCGCGAGGATGGCGCGCTGTGCTGGATCTCGGCGCGCGGGGTGGTGCAAAAGGACGAGCGCGGGCGGGCGAAGCGCATCACCGGCACGGTCCGCGACGTGACCGCGAGGCGGCGTGCGCAGGAGGCCCTGCACGCATTGAACGAGACGCTGGAGCAGCAGGTCGCGCGGCGCACCGCCGAACGCGACCGCATGTGGCGGCTGAGCGGGGATGTGTTCCTGGTGATCGGCCTGCGCTGGGACGTGCGCGCGCTCAACCCGGCGGTGACCGCGCTGCTGGGCTACACGCCCGAGGAAGTGCTGGGCGACCGGTTCAGCCGGTATTTCCATCCCGACGATCTGCGCGCGGTGTCCGAGGGGATCCGCGCGGCGGCGCGCGGGCCGGTGCGCGACGTGATCGGGCGCGTGCGCGCGAAGGACGGACGCTGGCGCCATTTCGCGTGGAGCGCGGCGCCGGCCGAGGGCGAAGCCTATGTCATCGGCCGCGACGTGACCGAGGAACTGGAACAGCGCGCGGAACTGGAACGCGCGCAGGACGCACTGCGCCAGGCGCAGAAGGTGGAGTCGCTGGGCCAACTGACCGGGGGCGTCGCGCACGACTTCAACAACCTGCTGACGCCGATCATCGGCGGGCTGGACCTGCTACGCCGGGGCGCCGGCACGGGGCCAAGGGAGCAGCGGCTGATCGGCGGGGCGCTCGAGTCCGCCGAGCGCGCCCGCACGCTGGTCCAGCGGCTGCTGGCCTTTGCGCGCCGTCAGCCGCTCCAGCCCGGACCGGTCGACCTGGCCGAGCTGATTCTCGGCATGCAGGCGCTGATCGAGAGCACCTGCGGCCCGCAGATCGATGTCGTGGTGTCGGTCGAGGAGGGGCTGCCCCCTGCCCTGGCCGATCCCAACCAGATCGAAATGGCGATCCTCAACCTGAGCGTCAATTCGCGCGACGCGATGCCCGACGGTGGCCGGCTGACGCTGACGGCGCGGCGCGAAGCGGTCGAACGCGACCATGCCAGCGGCCTTGCACCCGGCGCCTATGTGAGCCTGTCCGTCGCCGACACCGGCTGCGGCATGGACGCCGACACGATGGCCCGCGCGATCGAGCCTTTCTTCTCCACCAAGGGGATCGGCAAGGGAACCGGGCTAGGGCTGTCGATGGTGCACGGCCTTGCCCTGCAACTGGGCGGTTCGATGCAATTGCAGAGCATTCCGGAGATGGGCACGCGCGTGGAGCTGCTGTTGCCGGTCGCCAACGGCGCGGCGGAGGTGCGGTCGTCGGGCCCCGTCGGACAGCAGAGCGAGGCAAGCGGGCTGGTGCTGCTCGTCGACGACGAGCCAAGCGTCCGCGCGTCGACCGCGGCTCTGCTTGCCGATCTGGGCTATAGCGTGAAGGAAGTGGAGAGCGGCCGCGACGCCCTGGCCTATCTCGACGCTGCCCATGCGGACTATGTGGTCACCGATCACCTGATGCCGAGCATGACCGGCAGCGAACTCGCGGAGCGAGTGCGCCAGCGGTTTCCGGCGATGCCGGTACTGATCGTGTCGGGCTATGCCGAACTCGACGGGATCTCGCCCGACCTGCCGCGGCTGGCAAAGCCGTTCCGCCAGGACGAACTGGCGGCAAGCATGGCAGCGTTGGACGCCAAGGGCGGGCATCTGCCCGCTAAAGCCCGGCGGACGTGA
- a CDS encoding DUF4424 domain-containing protein produces the protein MKKIAVSIAAAWLVAAPAGANDSTAETAAGGLVLTRTDAIDMASEDLFVSAEEVRVRYVFRNRTAKAVRTIVAFPLPDDNLAEGHYGDVAVPHDFATTVDGKPVRMAVERKAFVAGKDHTALLAALKVPLSEDAGPALDRLGKADRARLIALKLAVADDERGEPYLAPGWTVKETYHWEQVFPAGRDLIVEHRYVPGTGGSVGTSLVIPEVRNGAEGAAYAARYCTDAAFLSGVDRLAREAGDAAAALPEYRIGYVLKTGANWRSPIGRFRLVVDKGAPTNLVSFCGDGVRKISPTRFEVRHENWRPERDLDILIVAPRS, from the coding sequence ATGAAGAAGATTGCCGTTTCGATAGCCGCAGCATGGCTCGTGGCCGCGCCGGCGGGCGCGAACGACAGCACGGCGGAGACGGCGGCGGGCGGGCTCGTCCTGACTCGCACCGACGCGATCGACATGGCTTCAGAGGATTTGTTCGTTTCCGCGGAGGAAGTGCGGGTGCGCTATGTCTTCCGGAACCGAACCGCGAAGGCGGTACGCACGATCGTGGCCTTCCCGCTGCCGGACGACAATCTAGCCGAGGGACACTATGGCGATGTCGCCGTGCCGCACGACTTCGCGACGACGGTCGATGGCAAGCCGGTGCGGATGGCGGTAGAGCGCAAGGCTTTCGTGGCCGGCAAGGATCATACCGCGCTGTTGGCAGCGCTGAAGGTGCCGCTGTCGGAGGACGCGGGACCTGCGCTGGACAGGCTGGGCAAGGCGGATCGGGCGCGGCTGATCGCATTGAAACTGGCAGTTGCCGACGACGAACGCGGGGAGCCCTATCTGGCGCCAGGCTGGACGGTGAAGGAGACCTATCATTGGGAGCAGGTCTTTCCAGCCGGACGCGACTTGATCGTCGAGCATCGCTATGTGCCCGGGACCGGCGGAAGCGTCGGAACGTCGCTGGTGATCCCGGAGGTGCGCAACGGGGCGGAAGGGGCTGCCTATGCCGCGCGATACTGTACCGATGCGGCATTCCTGTCCGGCGTGGACCGGCTCGCGCGAGAGGCTGGAGATGCCGCCGCGGCGCTGCCCGAATATCGGATCGGCTATGTCCTGAAGACGGGGGCAAATTGGCGTTCCCCGATAGGGCGCTTCCGCCTTGTCGTGGACAAGGGTGCGCCGACCAATCTGGTGAGTTTCTGCGGCGACGGCGTGCGCAAAATCTCGCCTACCCGGTTCGAAGTGCGGCACGAGAATTGGCGGCCCGAGCGCGACCTGGACATCCTGATCGTGGCACCAAGATCCTGA
- a CDS encoding response regulator — MPGDVVKILAVDDVPGNLTALEALLRRDGLELLQARSGPEALELLLVHDVALALLDVNMPGMNGFEIAEFMRGTDRTRRVPIIFLTAATGDERRRFRGYETGAVDYLLKPVDAQLLRNKVDIFVELARQRQELAEQRDQLSAALGRVQAHSDNSPLAVVEFDADFCIRTWSKGAERLFGWTAAEVEGVCLPSLKWINEEDAGQLSALLDEFVSGDRARHMQTQRVFCQSGEALHSEWYCSALRDASGKLSSINVQILDVSERRRAEETQKLLIGELNHRVKNTLASVQAIATQTLRHAAAPAEFAPTFIGRIHALARAHSLLSSATWQGASLRELVNGQLQLGTIDESRLTVEGPDVDLPPEMALHLALVIHELATNANKYGALSTPEGRLSFTWQITPDGLALEWVEQGGPPVEPPSRRGFGTALIQRSIQAEGGTAEPAYLPEGLRWHFTLPRPGPVHAPALARSAAPAPRAVKPSGPVGALTGRRVLVIEDEPLVALDLIAILEEAGAEVIGPAATAEAAIETARTGRADAALLDGNLQGSSVEAVAETLASQELPFVFVTGYGREHLPDGFRHVPVISKPFDRAHLIGAVTAILKHDEAAVA, encoded by the coding sequence ATGCCGGGTGACGTCGTGAAGATCCTGGCCGTGGACGACGTGCCGGGAAACCTGACCGCGCTGGAGGCACTGCTCCGCCGCGACGGGCTCGAACTGCTCCAGGCGCGCTCGGGTCCCGAGGCCCTCGAACTCTTGCTGGTCCACGACGTCGCGTTGGCGCTGCTCGACGTCAACATGCCGGGCATGAACGGATTCGAGATCGCCGAGTTCATGCGCGGTACGGATCGCACCCGCCGCGTTCCGATCATCTTCCTCACCGCCGCCACCGGCGACGAACGCCGCCGCTTCCGCGGGTACGAAACCGGCGCGGTCGATTACCTCCTCAAGCCGGTCGACGCCCAGCTGCTGCGCAACAAGGTCGACATCTTCGTCGAGCTCGCCCGCCAGCGCCAGGAACTCGCCGAACAGCGCGATCAACTCTCGGCTGCGCTCGGCCGCGTCCAGGCACATAGCGACAATTCGCCACTCGCCGTGGTCGAGTTCGACGCCGACTTTTGCATCCGCACGTGGTCGAAGGGGGCCGAGCGCCTGTTCGGCTGGACCGCGGCGGAAGTGGAGGGCGTTTGCCTCCCTTCGCTGAAATGGATCAACGAGGAAGATGCCGGGCAGCTTTCGGCACTGCTCGACGAATTCGTCTCGGGGGACCGGGCGCGGCACATGCAGACCCAGCGCGTCTTCTGCCAAAGCGGCGAGGCGCTGCACTCCGAATGGTATTGTTCTGCGCTGCGTGATGCGTCGGGCAAGCTCAGCTCGATCAACGTTCAGATCCTCGACGTGTCCGAGCGCCGCCGTGCCGAGGAGACTCAGAAGCTGCTGATCGGCGAGCTCAATCACCGGGTGAAGAATACGCTCGCCTCGGTCCAGGCGATCGCCACCCAGACATTGCGTCACGCTGCCGCGCCAGCCGAGTTCGCGCCGACCTTTATCGGCCGCATCCACGCGCTCGCCCGCGCGCACTCGCTGCTCAGCAGCGCGACCTGGCAAGGTGCGAGCCTGCGTGAACTGGTCAACGGCCAGCTCCAACTCGGCACGATCGACGAAAGCCGCCTGACCGTGGAAGGCCCCGATGTCGACCTGCCGCCTGAAATGGCGCTGCACCTGGCTCTGGTGATCCACGAACTCGCCACCAACGCTAACAAATATGGCGCGCTCTCCACGCCCGAAGGGCGGCTGAGCTTCACTTGGCAAATCACACCGGACGGGCTGGCGCTCGAATGGGTGGAGCAGGGTGGCCCGCCGGTCGAGCCGCCCAGCCGTCGCGGCTTCGGCACTGCGCTGATCCAGCGCAGCATCCAGGCCGAAGGCGGCACTGCCGAGCCCGCATATCTGCCCGAGGGCCTCCGTTGGCACTTCACCTTGCCGCGTCCCGGCCCTGTCCATGCACCGGCGCTCGCCCGGTCCGCAGCGCCCGCACCACGGGCGGTCAAGCCCAGCGGCCCCGTCGGCGCGCTGACGGGCCGGCGAGTCCTGGTGATCGAGGACGAGCCGCTGGTGGCACTCGATCTCATCGCGATCCTGGAGGAGGCGGGGGCTGAGGTAATCGGGCCCGCTGCCACTGCGGAGGCGGCGATCGAGACTGCGCGAACCGGACGCGCCGACGCCGCTTTGCTCGATGGCAACCTTCAGGGAAGCAGCGTCGAGGCGGTCGCTGAGACGCTCGCCAGCCAGGAACTGCCGTTCGTGTTTGTCACCGGCTATGGCCGTGAGCATCTTCCAGACGGCTTCCGCCATGTGCCAGTCATCAGCAAACCGTTCGACCGTGCCCATCTGATCGGCGCAGTCACCGCTATTCTCAAGCATGACGAGGCAGCTGTCGCCTGA
- a CDS encoding CheR family methyltransferase — protein MTPDPQLTPVETIEMDLLLEAIWRRYHYDFRGYARGSIERRLSRARQRFACTTFSQLQDRVLHDPAMLSELMGFLTIQVSEMFRDPDYFRALREEVIPHLRTYPSLKVWIAGCANGEEFYSLAILFREEGLEERTIFYCTDISPAALDRAKAGIYDLDRIQLFTENHRRSGATTSLSDYYTAAYGAAVFDKSLRARAVFAEHNLATDQVFAEAHLVSSRNVLIYFDRDLQDRALGLFGDSLVRGGFLGLGSKENLRFSSQAGCFADFNERQKIYRRNTEARSPARELRDAG, from the coding sequence ATGACGCCCGACCCCCAGCTTACCCCGGTCGAGACGATCGAGATGGACTTGCTGCTGGAGGCGATCTGGCGGCGCTATCATTACGATTTCCGCGGCTATGCCCGCGGCTCGATCGAGCGCCGTCTTAGCCGCGCGCGCCAGCGCTTCGCCTGTACGACCTTTTCGCAACTTCAGGACCGCGTGCTCCACGATCCCGCGATGCTGTCGGAGCTGATGGGCTTCCTCACCATCCAGGTCAGCGAGATGTTTCGCGACCCCGACTATTTTCGGGCGCTGCGCGAGGAAGTGATCCCGCACCTGCGCACCTATCCCTCGCTCAAGGTGTGGATCGCCGGCTGCGCCAATGGCGAGGAATTCTATTCGCTGGCCATCCTGTTCCGCGAGGAGGGGCTGGAGGAGCGCACGATCTTCTATTGCACCGACATCAGCCCCGCCGCGCTCGATCGCGCAAAGGCCGGCATCTACGATCTCGATCGCATCCAGCTGTTCACCGAAAACCACCGCCGCTCGGGTGCGACCACGTCGCTCTCCGACTATTATACCGCGGCATATGGCGCGGCGGTGTTCGACAAGAGCCTGCGCGCCCGCGCCGTCTTCGCCGAGCACAACCTTGCCACCGACCAGGTCTTTGCCGAGGCGCATCTCGTCTCCAGCCGCAATGTGCTGATCTATTTCGACCGCGATCTTCAGGATCGCGCCCTGGGTCTTTTCGGGGATTCGCTGGTCCGCGGCGGCTTCCTGGGACTTGGCTCCAAGGAAAATCTCCGCTTCTCGTCGCAGGCGGGCTGTTTCGCCGACTTCAACGAGCGTCAGAAGATTTACCGCCGCAACACCGAGGCGCGTAGCCCGGCTCGGGAACTCCGCGATGCCGGGTGA